From one Xiphophorus hellerii strain 12219 chromosome 18, Xiphophorus_hellerii-4.1, whole genome shotgun sequence genomic stretch:
- the taok1a gene encoding serine/threonine-protein kinase TAO1: MPNNSRAGNLKDPDIAELFFREDPEKLFTDLHEIGHGSFGAVYFARDVRSNDVVAIKKMSYIGKQSNEKWQDIIKEVKFLQRIQHPNSIEYKGCYLREHTAWLVMEYCLGSASDLLEVHKKPLQEVEIAAITHGALHGLAYLHSHNMIHRDIKAGNILLTEPGQVKLADFGSASIACPANSFVGTPYWMAPEVILAMDEGQYDGKVDIWSLGITCIELAERKPPLFNMNAMSALYHIAQNDSPVLQSTEWTDYFRKFVDSCLQKLPQERPNSEELLKHAFIQRERPESVLIDLINRTKDAVRELDNLQYRKVKKILFQEAHNGSVNEAQDDDEEPDPSVSGTGTVNSVGSNQSIPSMSISASSQSSSVNSIPDAGEDKSEPDMDGDGTVMSNSSVINLKPEQEARKEESEPHGRGTTEPQAAPTQTQRTRRNREDFATIRTASALTRQMKEHEQESELREQILGYKRMRRQHQKQLLALENKLKTEKDEHRLRLDKELETQRNNFAQELEKVVKKHQASMEKDAKTFSNDEKKFQHHIQGQQKKELNSFLESQKREYKLRKEQLKEELNENQSTPKKEKQEWLSKQKENFQNLQAAEEANLQRRQRQYLDLECRRFKRRILMARHKIEQQHLREELNKRQTQKDLEHAMLLRHHESMQELQFRQLNNIQKTRVELIRLQHQTELTNQQEYNKRRERELRRKHGMEVRQQPKSLKYKELQIKRQFQDTCKIQTRQYKALRNHLLETTPKSEHKAVLKRLKLEQHRKLAILAEQYDHSISEMFSTQALRLDVTQESQCQALQIQLQQELELLNAYQSKIKMQTDAQHAREKNDLEQRVSLRRALLEQKIEEEMQSLQNERTERIQNLLERQAREVEAFDSESMRLGFNNMMLADLSPEALSNSFPGAPGGFSQHQQLRPSSSSQGPRWGSRGSSLSSNHRGSHHHYQSSLGGSPMQQGWGGHGSPGGGGGGGAGQMQWGHPQGGALQAMGGRVEPGMSRSSSVTSQISNGSQFSYS; the protein is encoded by the exons ATGCCCAACAACAGCCGGGCGGGGAACCTGAAGGACCCCGACATCGCAGAACTCTTCTTCAGAGAGGACCCGGAAAAGCTCTTCACAGATCTGCACGAAATCGGACATGGCAGCTTTGGAGCTGTGtatttt GCACGGGATGTGCGGTCGAATGATGTGGTGGCCATCAAGAAGATGTCCTATATTGGAAAACAGTCTAATGAG AAATGGCAAGATATAATCAAGGAGGTGAAATTCCTGCAGCGAATACAGCACCCAAACAGCATAGAGTACAAAGGATGTTACCTGCGAGAGCACACTGCTTGG CTGGTAATGGAGTACTGTCTAGGCTCGGCTTCAGATTTGTTAGAAG TTCACAAGAAACCCCTGCAAGAAGTCGAAATTGCTGCAATTACCCATGGTGCTCTTCACGGATTGGCTTACCTTCACTCCCACAACATGATCCACCG TGACATCAAAGCAGGAAACATCTTGttgacagaaccgggtcaggtgAAACTAGCAGACTTTGGCTCGGCCTCCATTGCCTGTCCGGCCAATTCTTTTGTCGGGACTCCATATTG GATGGCCCCAGAGGTCATATTAGCCATGGATGAGGGTCAGTATGATGGAAAGGTGGACATCTGGTCTTTAGGAATAACCTGCATTGAATTAG CTGAGAGGAAGCCTCCACTGTTCAACATGAATGCGATGAGTGCCTTATATCATATAGCACAGAACGACAGCCCCGTTCTGCAGTCTACTGAATG GACGGATTATTTTCGGAAATTTGTCGATTCGTGTCTTCAGAAACTTCCTCAGGAAAGGCCAAACTCTGAGGAGCTCCTAAAG CATGCGTTTATCCAGCGTGAACGGCCAGAATCGGTCCTAATAGATCTAATAAATCGGACCAAGGATGCTGTGAGGGAACTAGACAATCTGCAGTACCGCAAGGTGAAGAAGATCTTATTTCAGGAAGCTCACAACGGCTCCGTGAATGAGGCACAAGACGACGACGAG GAGCCGGACCCCAGCGTGAGTGGGACGGGCACCGTGAACAGCGTCGGGAGCAACCAGTCCATACCCAGCATGTCCATCAGTGCCAGCTCCCAGAGCAGCTCCGTCAACAGCATACCTGATGCAGGCGAGGACAAGAGCGAGCCGGACATGGACGGCGACGGCACAGTGATGTCCAACAGCTCGGTCATTAATCTCAAACCC GAACAAGAGGCGCGCAAAGAAGAGTCAGAGCCTCATGGCAGAGGCACAACGGAGCCACAAGCTGCCCCCACTCAGACCCAGAGGACGAGACGAAACCGTGAAGACTTTGCAACTATACGTACAGCGTCAGCG CTCACACGCCAGATGAAGGAGCACGAGCAGGAATCAGAGCTAAGAGAGCAGATCCTGGGCTACAAGCGAATGAGACGGCAGCACCAGAAGCAGCTACTGGCTCTGGAGAACAAGCTGAAGACCGAGAAGGATGAGCACCGGCTCCGTCTGGACAAGGAGCTGGAGACCCAGAGGAACAACTTCGCCCAAGAGCTGGAGAAGGTCGTCAAGAAACACCAAGCATCCATGGAGAAAGAT gcaaaaacatttagcaaCGATGAAAAGAAGTTCCAACATCACATCCAGGGTCAGCAGAAGAAAGAGCTGAACAGTTTCCTGGAATCCCAAAAACGAGAGTACAAGCTTCGCAAGGAGCAGCTGAAAGAG gAGCTGAATGAAAACCAGTCAACGCCcaagaaagaaaagcaggagTGGCTGTCCAAGCAGAAGGAGAACTTCCAGAACCTCCAAGCAGCGGAAGAGGCCAACCTCCAGCGCAGACAGAGGCAGTACCTGGACCTGGAGTGTCGCCGGTTCAAAAGAAGGATCCTGATGGCTCGCCACAAAATTGAACAGCAGCATCTGCGAGAG GAATTAAACAAGCGTCAGACCCAGAAGGACTTGGAGCACGCCATGCTTCTTCGTCACCACGAGTCCATGCAAGAGCTCCAGTTCCGCCAGCTCAACAACATCCAGAAGACACGGGTCGAGCTGATCCGGCTACAGCACCAGACGGAGCTGACCAATCAGCAGGAGTACAACAAGAGGAGAGAGCGGGAGCTTAGACGAAAACACGGCATGGAGGTTCGTCAGCAGCCCAAGAGCCTCAAG taCAAAGAGCTCCAGATCAAAAGGCAGTTTCAAGACACGTGTAAGATCCAGACCCGGCAGTATAAAGCATTGAGGAACCACCTGTTGGAGACCACACCAAAGTCCGAGCACAAAGCTGTCCTCAAACGCCTAAAGCTGGAGCAGCATCGCAAACTTGCCATTTTAGCAGAGCAGTACGACCATTCCATCAGTGAAATGTTCTCAACACAGGCG TTACGCCTGGATGTGACTCAGGAATCTCAATGCCAAGCATTACAGatccagctgcagcaggagctggAGCTTCTCAATGCCTACCAGAGTAAAATCAAGATGCAGACGGACGCGCAGCATGCCCGCGAGAAGAATGACCTGGAACAAAGGGTGTCACTCCGAAGAGCACTACTGGAGCAAAAG ATTGAGGAGGAAATGCAATCGTTGCAAAACGAGCGCACAGAGCGCATCCAGAACCTGCTGGAGCGCCAGGCCCGGGAAGTCGAGGCCTTCGACTCGGAGAGCATGCGCCTGGGCTTCAACAACATGATGCTGGCGGACCTCTCCCCCGAAGCGCTCAGCAACAGTTTCCCCGGTGCTCCAGGCGGCTTCAGCCAGCACCAGCAGCTGCGGCCCTCCTCGAGCTCTCAAGGGCCGCGCTGGGGCAGCCGCGGTTCCAGCCTGAGCTCCAATCACAGAGGCAGCCACCACCACTACCAATCCAGCTTAGGAGGGTCGCCTATGCAGCAAGGGTGGGGGGGGCACGGCTCGCcgggcggaggaggaggaggaggtgcgGGTCAGATGCAGTGGGGCCACCCACAAGGCGGGGCCCTGCAGGCAATGGGAGGGCGCGTCGAGCCCGGGATGAGCAGGAGCTCCAGTGTTACCTCACAAATATCCAACGGGTCGCAGTTCTCCTACTCTTAG